In Camarhynchus parvulus chromosome Z, STF_HiC, whole genome shotgun sequence, a genomic segment contains:
- the CRHBP gene encoding corticotropin-releasing factor-binding protein, whose amino-acid sequence MPSAFQLQCHLVLIFLAASKGETRYLEVRDAGEDDPFLLLSEDLKRELSAGQIYRRSLRCIDMLSIEGQFTFTADQPQLHCATFFIGEPEELITIHYDFVNIDCHGGDFLKVFDGWILKGEKFPSSLDHPLTTSQRYVDFCESGNIQRTIRSSQNVAMIFFKIQVPGNGFTVTVKKSSNLFPCNVISQTPSGRFTMVIPHQHRNCSFSIIYPVVIKISDLILGHLNGLFLKKPSASCAGVGDFVELLGGAGLDPSKMFPLADLCHSFHGSAQMKIGCDNTVLRMVSSGKHINRVTFEYHQLDLQETETRKENSIEEFCFPSI is encoded by the exons ATGCCGTCTGCTTTCCAGCTTCAATGCCACCTTGTTCTCATCTTCCTGGCAGCTTCCAAAGGAGAAACCAGATACCTGGAG GTGAGGGATGCTGGTGAAGATGACCCTTTCCTACTACTCAGTGAGGATCTGAAGCGAGAGCTGTCTGCAGGACAGATCTACCGGCGGTCGCTCC GGTGCATTGACATGCTGAGTATAGAGGGGCAGTTCACCTTCACGGCAGACCAACCACAGCTGCACTGCGCAACCTTCTTCATCGGGGAGCCCGAGGAGCTCATCACAATTCACTACGACTTTGTAAACATCGACTGCCACGGGGGGGACTTCCTGAAG GTATTTGATGGATGGATACTCAAGGGAGAGAAATTTCCCAGTTCCTTGGACCATCCTCTCACCACTTCTCAAAGATATGTGGACTTCTGTGAAAGTGGGAATATTCAGAGGACCATCAGATCATCACAGAACGTGGCAATGATCTTCTTCAAGATTCAGGTACCAGGCAATGGATTTACTGTCACAGTCAAGAAAAGCAGCAATCTCTTCC CTTGCAATGTCATCTCTCAGACCCCCTCGGGAAGGTTTACCATGGTCATTCCTCACCAGCACAgaaactgcagcttctccatAATCTACCCAGTGGTGATAAAAATATCTGATCTTATCCTGGGACACTTAAATGGTCTCTTTTTAAAG AAACCATCTGCAAGCTGTGCAGGAGTGGGAGATTTTGTAGAGCTTCTTGGAGGAGCTGGCTTAGACCCATCCAAGATGTTTCCACTAGCTGACCTCTGCCATTCCTTTCATGGATCTG CCCAAATGAAGATTGGCTGTGACAACACTGTGCTGCGGATGGTCTCCAGTGGCAAGCACATCAACCGTGTGACATTTGAGTATCATCAGCTGGATCTGCaggaaacagaaacaagaaaggAGAACAGCATTGAGGAATTCTGCTTTCCTAGTATCTGA
- the S100Z gene encoding protein S100-Z, with the protein MGSERKVTITFCDLGIFLCTPPLACNTALLVTAMTTPLEDAMDTLIRIFHHYSDKEGDRNKLSKGELKELLTSELTVFLSGQKDPLLVDKIMNDLDSNKDNEVDFNEFVILVAALTVACNDFFEEQLKKEEF; encoded by the exons ATGGGCTCTGAAAGGAAGGTGACCATCACCTTCTGTGATCTAGGTATTTTCTTGTGTACTCCTCCGCTAGCCTGTAACACAG CTCTCCTGGTCACTGCTATGACCACTCCACTGGAAGATGCAATGGACACCTTGATCAGGATTTTCCATCACTACTCGGACAAAGAAGGAGACAGGAACAAGCTCAGTAAAGGAGAACTCAAGGAGCTCCTCACCAGTGAGCTCACTGTCTTCCTTTCA GGCCAAAAGGACCCCCTCCTGGTTGATAAAATTATGAATGACCTGGACTCCAATAAGGACAATGAAGTGGATTTTAATGAATTTGTCATTCTGGTTGCTGCTTTGACTGTGGCATGTAATGATTTCTTTGAAGAACAGCtaaagaaagaggaattttaa